A single window of Methanobacterium sp. DNA harbors:
- a CDS encoding NUDIX domain-containing protein: MIDYVFGLSVRVLLTDENNKILILKRSTDSKTNPGKWEFPGGKVDQGESFDQALIREVYEETQLKIALEHVIGVSEQNLHLIRAVHIIMSGKIIEGNLTLSREHEGYAWVFFENLPEYELADWLNDFVNNQKSSKNSEIEDDGNQVTSTVKPWINSIQSSMDKILKR, translated from the coding sequence ATGATAGATTATGTTTTTGGCCTGTCAGTGAGAGTTTTACTTACTGATGAAAATAATAAGATTCTGATTCTTAAAAGATCAACAGATTCTAAGACCAATCCTGGGAAATGGGAATTTCCAGGTGGAAAGGTTGATCAGGGTGAATCCTTTGACCAAGCCCTTATCAGGGAAGTTTATGAAGAAACCCAGCTTAAAATCGCTTTGGAACATGTTATTGGAGTTTCAGAACAAAACTTGCACCTGATTAGAGCCGTACATATCATTATGTCCGGTAAAATAATTGAAGGCAACCTAACTCTCAGCAGGGAACACGAGGGTTACGCCTGGGTATTTTTTGAAAATTTACCTGAATATGAGCTGGCGGACTGGTTAAATGATTTTGTAAACAACCAGAAATCCTCTAAAAACTCTGAAATTGAGGATGATGGGAATCAGGTTACCAGTACAGTCAAACCATGGATAAATTCCATCCAGAGTTCAATGGATAAAATTTTAAAGCGTTAA